The genomic segment ATTTAAATGTGCCTCTAACTCCCCATAAGTTTGTGATTTTAACTCTTTTTTTATATTCATTTTATTTTCCCCTATTCTTTTTTATAATTTAATCAATCTTGGCTAATTATTCGGCTTATCCTAGGTATAAAATATAGTTTAGCCATACTTTGATACCTTTTTTTAATTTAGGCCCTTAAAAAGCCTATTTATAATCTAAATCTAAAAATAATATATTGCTTAAATTAATACCTATCATTGTAAAGGTGATTACTGTTGATACTATAATTAATTCATTATTTGGGGCCTTTGTATTAATCTTATATAACATATAAAGCATAGACCCTAATATATACCCTAATTCAGTATATTTAATAAATTTACCCATATTTAATTGCTCCTATTCATTAATTTGTTATACTCGTCAATAGTAAGTACTTTTAAATTGTTTTGACTTGCTATAATTTCACATAGTCCTATATCATCTATCATACTAGTATATTGATTACCTTGTGTACTTAACAACTCTTGTTTTATCAACTTACCTTTTTTGATAAGTTTGTTATATAGTGGTCTATGTTTTATATTTCTACTTAATTCATTTTTAGGTTTATTATAAAACTCACTCAATATATCATTAAATACAAACATTTTACCCTTATTAGTCTTTACTGCTCTTATTAGGCTTGTATCTTTACCATATGCTATCTTAATATCTTGTCTTAAATCTCTTATTGTATTCATCTATTTCACCCCCCTTTCATATCAAAAATAATTTAATCATTAAACCCTACTTATCATAAGAAAATATATTTTCCATTTCTTTACTTGTTAAATCTAAAATATTATTTATTTTGACTAATTCTCTTATGATAAATTCACACTCACCATTTATTTTTTGATTTAGAATTTCAACACTGATATTTAATTCATTAGCCATATATTCTAATGATAAATTTTTTGATTTTATTTTTTCTTTCAATAGTTCACTATTAATCATTTTTACCACCTTTCATTACTCGTTACCTAAATAAACATATCCGGGTTTAGATTATAAGTATCACATAATATTTTTATATCATCTAGGCTAAATCTATAACCGTTAGACTTATTTATCTTACTTGATACCGTATTAACTGTATTATTCAATAGTTCGGCAATATCTTTTTGCTTTATATTGTTTTCTACTAAAAATACTTTAAATTTTGTATAACCTTTCATCTCTATCATCTCCTTTGTTTTTCATAAAATTTCTATACTCTAATTGTTGTATCATAGATTTTCTATGTTATATATTATTATAATATCATAGATTTTCTATAAAATCAAGTTTTTTTTAAAATAATTTTACTTTTTTTCATAGATATGTTATTATTTAATAAAAAGTAGGTGGTAAATATGGTAAATGTAGGTTTGAATTTAAAAATATTAAGAATAAAAAAAGGTCTAACATTAGAGGAATTAGCAGAGGAATTTAGAAAAATAGGGTATAAATCTTGTACTAACCCTCTAATATCTAATTGGGAGAATAACAAAAATAAAATATCTAAAAAATATTTAAAGGCTTACAGTGATTATTTTGATATTCATGTAGATGATATTACTGATTATAATTTTGGTAGTGTGTCTTATGATAATGAGTATTCTACTAATTTTAGTACTGATTTTTTATCATTAGGACACAATGATAAAGTGGAATTGGTTTTATCATTAAAAGAGGAGATAAAAGACTTTAAGATTAAGAATAAAAAAAGAATTGACCGTATCAAAAATGAGGAGGCCCTAGTAGATTTATCGTTAGAGATAGAGCAAGCCAACAAAGATATTGAATATCTTAATAATGAAATAAATGGTATAGATGATAGTGTTCTAATTGAATTAGCACAATACTACAAAATAATACCACAATTTAATTTTACTTTTAGAATTTCAAATGATAAAGATATACTACAACTAGAAAAAGACATAATAAACCTATTGACTGAATTAGATGATATAAATGAGATAGTAGAAATAAAACAACTTATACAATTCAAACTAGATAAAAAGAATAAAAAATAAACATTTAGGAGAAAATAAAATGCTTAGACTTTTTAATGAGAAAAAAATAAATCAAACTTTGAAAATGTTGAAAAA from the Oceanivirga salmonicida genome contains:
- a CDS encoding helix-turn-helix domain-containing protein: MKGYTKFKVFLVENNIKQKDIAELLNNTVNTVSSKINKSNGYRFSLDDIKILCDTYNLNPDMFI
- a CDS encoding helix-turn-helix domain-containing protein, giving the protein MVNVGLNLKILRIKKGLTLEELAEEFRKIGYKSCTNPLISNWENNKNKISKKYLKAYSDYFDIHVDDITDYNFGSVSYDNEYSTNFSTDFLSLGHNDKVELVLSLKEEIKDFKIKNKKRIDRIKNEEALVDLSLEIEQANKDIEYLNNEINGIDDSVLIELAQYYKIIPQFNFTFRISNDKDILQLEKDIINLLTELDDINEIVEIKQLIQFKLDKKNKK